A genomic segment from Zygotorulaspora mrakii chromosome 1, complete sequence encodes:
- a CDS encoding amino acid permease (similar to Saccharomyces cerevisiae ALP1 (YNL270C) and CAN1 (YEL063C); ancestral locus Anc_1.83), which yields MSGTDKMGETVYELQDYNGAIEEGDLSSNNSSSQGKAYRRKHSFVTGKADSSSNGASKIDLYGSPEPENGSVSPLSELEGDDGNLEEGKVTNAEVKRELKQRHIGMIALGGTIGTGLFIGISAPLENAGPVGSLIAYMFMGTIAYSVVQSLGEMATFIPVTSSFTVFSYRFLSPAFGAANGYMYWFSWAITFALELSVVGQIIDFWTSAVPMAAWISIFWVLLTFMNMFPVKYYGEFEFWIAFIKVIAIVGFIIFGLCIVCGAGVTGPIGFRYWRNPGPWGPGIISSEKSEGRFLGWVSSLINAAFTYQGTELVGITAGEAANPRKSVPRAIKKVIFRILFFYILSLFFVGLLVPFNDPKLDSDQYASASPFIIAIQNSGTPVLPHIFNAVILSTIISAGNSNIYIGSRIMLGLAKNGLAPKIFNRVNRHGVPYVAVVFTALFGALAYMETTTGGENAFNWLLNITAIAGFFAWLFISFCHVRFMQALKFQGISRDDLPYKAHFMPYLAYYAIFFMVIIIIIQGFTSFAPVFSGVDFVAAYISVFLFIFVWVLFQIIYRCRFIRRIEDVDIDTDRRDIEAVIWDEPGPKTFWDKFWNVVA from the coding sequence ATGTCTGGCACTGATAAAATGGGGGAAACGGTGTATGAGCTTCAGGATTACAACGGAGCGATAGAAGAGGGGGATTTGTCGTCGAACAATTCGAGTTCGCAAGGCAAAGCATACAGGCGGAAGCACTCGTTTGTAACAGGCAAGGCAGACAGCTCGAGCAATGGGGCGTCCAAGATAGATCTGTACGGCTCGCCGGAGCCGGAAAATGGCAGTGTGTCACCGCTGAGTGAGCTAGAGGGCGATGACGGAAACCTGGAGGAAGGAAAGGTGACGAATGCGGAGGTCAAGAGAGAGCTGAAGCAGAGACACATCGGGATGATCGCGCTGGGTGGTACTATCGGCACCGGTCTCTTCATTGGTATCAGCGCTCCGCTGGAGAACGCGGGCCCGGTTGGTTCCTTGATCGCGTACATGTTTATGGGTACAATTGCGTACTCGGTGGTACAGTCTTTAGGAGAAATGGCGACGTTCATACCGGTTACTTCATCGTTCACTGTATTCTCGTACAGGTTTCTGTCGCCGGCTTTCGGAGCGGCAAATGGTTACATGTACTGGTTTTCTTGGGCTATTACATTTGCATTGGAGCTGTCAGTTGTGGGGCAAATCATAGATTTCTGGACTAGTGCTGTGCCAATGGCTGCGTGGATCAGTATATTTTGGGTGCTCCTTACATTCATGAACATGTTTCCGGTCAAATACTAtggtgaatttgaattttggaTTGCATTTATCAAAGTCATTGCAATTGTCGGATTTATCATTTTCGGTCTTTGTATTGTGTGTGGGGCTGGCGTTACTGGTCCAATCGGTTTCCGTTACTGGAGGAATCCAGGTCCTTGGGGGCCAGGTATTATCTCCTCCGAGAAAAGTGAAGGGAGATTTTTAGGCTGGGTCTCTTCTCTTATCAATGCTGCATTTACTTATCAAGGTACGGAATTGGTTGGTATCACGGCAGGTGAGGCTGCCAACCCAAGAAAATCCGTTCCAAGAGCCATCAAGAAAGTTATTTTTCgaattttattcttttacATTCTTTCCCTATTCTTCGTTGGTCTATTAGTACCTTTTAATGACCCAAAATTGGATAGCGATCAATACGCATCAGCATCTCCTTTTATTATCGCAATTCAAAACTCTGGAACCCCAGTTTTGCCtcatattttcaatgctgTTATTTTAAGTACCATCATTTCCGCTGGTAATTCAAACATTTATATTGGATCTCGTATCATGCTGGGACTTGCGAAAAATGGTCTAGCGccaaaaatcttcaacagaGTTAACAGACACGGTGTTCCATACGTTGCAGTGGTTTTTACAGCATTATTTGGTGCTCTAGCATATATGGAAACTACTACTGGTGGTGAGAATGCATTCAACTGGCTGTTAAATATTACCGCCATTGCGGGCTTTTTCGCATGGCttttcatttccttttGCCATGTTAGATTTATGCAAGCACTGAAGTTCCAAGGTATTTCTCGAGACGATTTGCCCTACAAAGCACATTTCATGCCTTATTTGGCCTACTACGCAATATTCTTCATGgtcattattattatcattcaaggttttacttcttttgcACCAGTCTTCTCAGGTGTGGATTTCGTAGCCGCATATATTTCggttttccttttcatatTCGTTTGGGTCttatttcaaataatttaCAGGTGTAGATTTATCAGAAGGATTGAGGACGTCGATATCGATACGGATAGAAGAGATATTGAAGCCGTCATCTGGGATGAACCTGGTCCAAAAACGTTTTGGGACAAATTTTGGAACGTTGTAGCATAg